Proteins found in one Methanospirillum hungatei JF-1 genomic segment:
- the rsgA gene encoding ribosome small subunit-dependent GTPase A, translating into MSEFVSLLTSEIGEIAVIPISALNNTGLEHLNPFLAPGNTVIFLGSSGVGKSTLINTLNGTSVQKTEDIREDDGKERHTTMVRHLVSLPSGSCLIDTPGMREIRIWTAEESVQDAFEDIAKFSQRCRFSDCAHEQEPGCAVRKAVEEGERSAGRLERYKKLLKEAAFERGNAEIGLKRFEKIRYKGISQLANEYREKKKWDAYR; encoded by the coding sequence ATGTCTGAATTTGTATCCCTGCTTACTAGTGAAATCGGTGAAATCGCAGTAATCCCCATCAGTGCCCTGAATAATACCGGCCTAGAACATCTGAACCCATTTCTGGCACCAGGGAACACGGTCATATTTCTTGGCTCTTCCGGAGTTGGAAAATCAACGCTTATCAATACCCTCAACGGAACATCTGTTCAGAAAACGGAGGATATCAGAGAAGACGATGGAAAGGAAAGGCATACCACGATGGTCAGGCATCTGGTTTCTCTCCCTTCAGGAAGCTGTCTGATTGATACGCCTGGGATGCGGGAGATCCGAATCTGGACTGCTGAAGAGTCTGTTCAGGATGCATTTGAAGACATTGCAAAGTTTTCACAGAGATGCAGGTTTTCAGACTGTGCCCATGAACAGGAACCAGGATGTGCAGTCAGAAAAGCCGTTGAAGAGGGAGAGAGATCCGCTGGTCGTCTGGAGCGATACAAAAAATTGCTGAAAGAAGCAGCATTTGAGAGAGGAAATGCAGAGATAGGGCTAAAACGGTTTGAAAAGATCAGATACAAAGGAATCAGTCAACTCGCGAATGAATATCGGGAGAAGAAAAAATGGGATGCATACCGGTAA
- a CDS encoding PAS domain S-box protein, whose translation MNSHEIPKEGSSDSSVNESEETVFQKSSHFIGRFKLQTVLTISFALIVFLAICITGFFSFQASQFAVNELAGQVQGEVSDRITDQLNEYLKTPHLVNQLCLDSIRLGHIHVHKNSDLISYFRELSFRFDTIEAVCYANQQDGNYTIISKVGAPGLVNGTERFYGVSNSLTNHSFIEYRLLPDGSLGEKTLTIPDYDPRTRPWYQAAVRAGGPAWTPIYMWLEGVVSIDAVTPAYSDQETLIGVMDTSLTLSGIGDFLQQIKISENGQAFIIDKNGQIIAASTIKEPYHQVNGELVRLYAAECTDPVIQKVTYFISHHMENSTNISTRKQFICDFESGPLRVELSPYQDSYGLDWLIVVVIPESDFMGSIEAHNKTTLLILLGSLLGTIILCILLARYITRPVLAMNKSAKALADGDFSSWTDINRKDELGELSHSFKFMADQLKTMFSSLKASEERYMSLFQASVDAIILCKGYTLLEMNHAAEEMFSLSGNIVSGREITGLFDEIGKTIAQMIESSMNAGSDGYESRTISRTKDNAEQYLNIRVTKVTEDGDILSLVHIRDITIERQAIISFAEKEALRDAYSRVEMILELLPDPTFVIDKNGVILFWNRAMEKFTGYDSGSMIGKGDFQYSYAIYSEKRPLLIDYALHPELSYDGLYPAINRSEDLLSTSLWVEIKGKMAYISVIAAPLYDKNGNVVGAIESVRDITSHKQAEEALLVANKKLNLLSGITRHDILNKIMISKAFLSFLDDNELHQEQKDYIDRIRRSLTEIEQFVAFSKTYQELGLKLPEWQDIGEVFRRVAHQIDTGDVQVRVNVAGVSILCDPLFEKVCYNLIENAIRHGGDLTYIEVRGTETSTGFLITVEDDGTGILDDQKKYIFERGFGKNTGYGLFLTREILAMSDITIIENGQYGTGCRFEIDVPKGKYRKDSKMG comes from the coding sequence ATGAACTCTCACGAGATTCCAAAAGAAGGTTCTTCTGATTCTTCAGTTAATGAGTCCGAAGAAACGGTGTTTCAAAAAAGCAGTCATTTTATTGGAAGATTTAAATTACAAACCGTCCTCACCATTAGTTTTGCACTCATAGTTTTCCTTGCTATCTGTATCACCGGATTTTTTTCATTTCAGGCCAGTCAGTTCGCTGTTAATGAACTGGCCGGACAGGTTCAGGGTGAGGTCTCTGATCGGATAACCGATCAATTGAATGAATATCTCAAAACCCCTCATCTGGTAAACCAACTTTGTCTTGACAGTATCAGGCTCGGGCATATACATGTCCATAAAAATTCCGACCTGATCTCGTATTTCAGAGAGTTATCATTTCGATTTGATACGATTGAAGCAGTATGCTATGCTAATCAGCAGGATGGCAATTATACCATCATTTCAAAGGTAGGTGCCCCTGGATTGGTAAACGGAACCGAGCGGTTTTACGGCGTTTCAAACTCACTGACAAATCATTCCTTTATAGAGTACCGCCTGTTACCTGATGGAAGTCTAGGGGAAAAGACACTGACAATACCTGATTATGATCCCCGGACCAGACCGTGGTATCAGGCAGCAGTCAGGGCAGGGGGTCCGGCATGGACACCGATTTATATGTGGCTTGAAGGAGTGGTCAGTATCGATGCTGTTACTCCTGCATATTCTGATCAGGAAACTCTCATAGGAGTCATGGACACATCCCTGACATTGAGTGGGATTGGAGACTTCCTGCAGCAGATCAAGATCTCTGAAAACGGGCAGGCGTTCATTATAGATAAAAATGGTCAGATAATTGCAGCTTCAACCATCAAAGAACCTTATCATCAGGTTAATGGCGAGCTGGTTCGTCTCTATGCTGCTGAATGTACTGATCCGGTCATTCAGAAAGTGACGTATTTTATCAGTCATCATATGGAAAATAGTACCAATATTTCGACCAGAAAACAATTTATTTGTGATTTTGAATCGGGTCCGTTGCGTGTTGAGTTATCTCCATACCAAGACTCATATGGGCTTGACTGGCTTATTGTGGTTGTCATTCCTGAATCTGATTTCATGGGGAGTATTGAAGCTCACAATAAGACTACCCTGCTGATTTTATTAGGTTCCCTTCTTGGAACAATTATCCTCTGTATTCTCCTTGCACGGTACATTACCCGTCCTGTTCTTGCGATGAACAAGTCCGCAAAAGCCCTTGCTGATGGTGATTTCTCCTCTTGGACTGATATTAACCGAAAAGACGAACTTGGTGAACTTTCACATTCCTTCAAATTTATGGCTGATCAGTTAAAGACCATGTTTTCATCGTTGAAAGCCAGTGAAGAGCGATACATGAGTCTCTTTCAGGCCTCTGTAGATGCGATCATCCTCTGTAAAGGATATACACTTCTTGAGATGAATCATGCAGCTGAAGAGATGTTTTCTCTGTCCGGTAACATAGTTTCTGGAAGAGAAATTACTGGTTTATTCGATGAAATTGGCAAGACTATTGCCCAGATGATTGAATCTTCAATGAACGCCGGTTCGGATGGATATGAAAGCCGAACAATATCACGAACCAAAGATAATGCTGAGCAATATCTGAATATCCGAGTAACCAAGGTCACCGAAGATGGTGACATCTTAAGTCTGGTCCACATCCGTGATATCACCATTGAACGTCAGGCAATCATCTCTTTTGCAGAAAAGGAAGCTCTTCGTGATGCCTATTCACGGGTAGAGATGATCCTTGAACTCCTCCCAGATCCTACCTTTGTCATCGATAAGAATGGGGTCATTCTCTTCTGGAACCGTGCAATGGAGAAGTTTACTGGGTATGACTCGGGGTCCATGATTGGTAAAGGGGATTTCCAATACTCATATGCAATATATTCAGAGAAAAGGCCCCTGCTCATAGACTATGCATTACATCCTGAGTTATCTTATGATGGTTTATACCCGGCAATCAACAGGTCTGAAGATCTGTTATCAACAAGTCTTTGGGTTGAAATTAAGGGAAAGATGGCATATATTTCTGTTATCGCTGCCCCTTTGTATGATAAGAATGGGAATGTTGTCGGTGCAATAGAGTCGGTAAGAGATATCACCTCTCATAAGCAGGCAGAAGAAGCACTACTGGTTGCAAATAAAAAGTTAAACCTTTTATCCGGAATTACCCGGCACGATATCCTGAATAAGATTATGATCTCAAAAGCATTCCTATCCTTCCTGGATGATAATGAGTTACACCAGGAACAGAAGGACTATATTGATCGTATTAGGCGCTCATTGACTGAAATTGAACAATTTGTTGCCTTTTCAAAGACATACCAGGAACTCGGACTGAAATTACCTGAGTGGCAGGATATCGGAGAGGTGTTCAGACGGGTTGCTCACCAGATTGATACGGGAGACGTGCAGGTTCGTGTGAATGTAGCCGGGGTTTCAATTTTATGTGATCCCCTTTTTGAGAAGGTCTGCTATAATCTTATTGAAAATGCAATCCGTCATGGGGGAGATCTGACATATATTGAAGTTCGTGGAACCGAGACCAGTACCGGTTTTCTTATCACGGTAGAGGATGATGGAACCGGGATTTTGGATGATCAGAAAAAGTATATCTTTGAAAGAGGTTTTGGTAAGAATACCGGATATGGTCTGTTTCTGACACGAGAGATCCTTGCAATGTCTGATATTACAATTATCGAAAATGGACAGTATGGTACAGGATGCCGGTTTGAGATCGATGTTCCCAAAGGTAAATACAGAAAAGATAGTAAGATGGGTTAG
- a CDS encoding pyridoxamine 5'-phosphate oxidase family protein: MTTQLIEYFNKSPRIGVLSTADKSGHVDSGIFGSPRMTDEKTVIMGLSNNRTLANLQQNPHAVYLIIEPGTTITDWKGIRVYLVALQIATSGGDLDAFKSQIAEVIGKESADMMVALVTFEVTGVRPIVDMGQGWEQSI; the protein is encoded by the coding sequence ATGACAACACAACTCATAGAATATTTTAACAAGTCACCACGGATCGGAGTACTAAGTACGGCAGATAAATCAGGCCATGTTGATTCTGGTATTTTTGGATCACCCCGGATGACTGATGAGAAAACGGTGATCATGGGACTTTCAAATAACCGGACACTTGCGAATCTGCAGCAAAATCCCCATGCAGTCTACCTGATCATTGAACCGGGAACAACAATTACTGACTGGAAAGGGATTCGAGTTTACCTGGTTGCATTACAGATTGCAACCTCCGGAGGGGATTTGGATGCGTTTAAAAGTCAAATCGCTGAGGTGATAGGGAAAGAATCTGCAGATATGATGGTAGCACTGGTAACTTTTGAGGTCACTGGAGTCCGGCCGATAGTAGACATGGGTCAGGGATGGGAACAATCAATATAG
- the clpB gene encoding ATP-dependent chaperone ClpB: protein MNFNNFTLKSQEAIQKAMDIAAGKQNQAIEPAHILKGMLIVDENVIPYLLKKLNVNLDRLNQVLDRNIEALPKITGGEQYLSHDSSKALQKASGYAQELKDDFVSIEHLLLGILSVNEPTSRLLKEFGVTEKDLKEAIRILRKGSTVSSQTAEETYNALNQFARNLNELAFSGKLDPVIGRDDEIRRVLQILSRRTKNNPILIGEPGVGKTAIAEGLAHRIIDGDVPDNLKTKQIFSLDMGALIAGAKYKGEFEERLKSVVKEVVSSDGEIILFIDEIHTLVGAGAGEGAMDAANILKPALSRGELHVIGATTLKEYQKYFEKDKALERRFQPVMVNEPDTLDAISILRGIKEKYETHHHVRIKDEAIIAAVELSQRYISDRFLPDKAIDLIDEAASKLRLEINSVPEELEIIERKIRQLEIEREAIKREKDQVKLDALNEEIGNLTEERNRLKAKWQSEKDIVEQIQLLKNQIEDLKFEAESANRAGDLGKVAEIRYGRIPEKEKIIEGLKQQLTDLQKDSAMVNEEVDAEEIAEVVSRWTGIPVSRMLQSEKQKLLTLEAELHKRVVGQDEAIRAVSDAIRRSRAGLSDSKRPIGSFIFLGTTGVGKTELAKALAEFLFNNENSMVRIDMSEYQERHTVSRLVGAPPGYVGYEESGQLTEAVRRKPYSVVLLDEIEKAHPDVFNILLQVLDDGRLTDNKGRTVDFKNTIIIMTSNIGSHIIQENLEHVTDKNREEIYDQTKDLVFDLLKKTIRPEFLNRIDEVIMFRPLTMDEIRTVVKLQLDIVRKMLEKNDVRFTVTEKAIGHIANLGFDPLFGARPIKRVIQRNLLNELSKMILAGEVTKEKEIIVDEKDGSLVFRNT, encoded by the coding sequence ATGAACTTCAACAATTTTACACTCAAATCACAGGAAGCAATTCAGAAAGCGATGGATATCGCTGCTGGTAAACAGAACCAGGCGATAGAACCTGCTCATATTCTCAAAGGGATGCTTATTGTAGATGAGAATGTCATCCCCTACCTCCTCAAAAAACTCAATGTCAATCTTGACCGGTTAAACCAGGTTCTGGATCGAAATATTGAGGCATTACCAAAAATTACTGGAGGGGAACAGTACCTTTCACACGATTCATCAAAAGCCCTCCAGAAAGCGAGTGGATATGCCCAGGAATTGAAGGATGATTTCGTCTCGATTGAACATCTCCTTCTCGGTATTCTCTCGGTGAATGAGCCAACTTCGCGACTGCTCAAAGAATTTGGCGTGACTGAAAAGGATCTGAAAGAGGCTATCCGAATTTTGAGGAAAGGGTCCACAGTTAGCAGCCAGACTGCAGAAGAGACCTATAATGCCTTAAATCAGTTTGCACGGAATCTGAATGAACTTGCATTCTCCGGAAAACTTGATCCGGTCATTGGCCGGGATGATGAGATCAGAAGGGTCTTACAGATCCTATCACGGAGAACAAAGAATAATCCGATACTGATCGGTGAGCCTGGTGTTGGAAAGACTGCAATTGCAGAAGGTCTTGCACACCGGATTATTGACGGTGATGTTCCTGATAACCTGAAGACGAAGCAGATCTTCTCCCTTGACATGGGTGCCCTGATTGCAGGAGCGAAATACAAGGGAGAATTTGAGGAACGACTCAAGAGTGTGGTAAAAGAGGTTGTCTCATCAGACGGCGAAATCATCCTCTTCATTGATGAGATTCATACCCTTGTCGGTGCCGGGGCTGGTGAAGGGGCAATGGATGCCGCCAATATCTTAAAGCCCGCTCTTTCCAGGGGAGAACTGCATGTCATTGGTGCAACGACCTTAAAGGAATACCAGAAGTACTTTGAGAAAGATAAGGCCTTGGAACGACGGTTCCAGCCGGTGATGGTAAACGAGCCTGATACCCTGGATGCGATATCCATCCTCCGTGGTATCAAGGAAAAATACGAGACACATCATCATGTCCGGATCAAGGATGAAGCCATAATTGCAGCCGTTGAACTCTCGCAGCGGTATATCTCCGACCGGTTCCTCCCTGACAAGGCGATTGACCTGATCGATGAAGCAGCGTCAAAACTCCGGCTTGAGATAAACTCCGTTCCTGAAGAACTTGAGATAATTGAGCGGAAGATCAGGCAACTGGAGATAGAGCGGGAAGCCATTAAACGGGAAAAGGATCAGGTTAAACTTGATGCTCTCAATGAGGAGATTGGAAATCTTACCGAGGAGCGGAACCGGCTGAAGGCAAAATGGCAGTCAGAGAAGGATATTGTCGAACAGATACAGTTGCTGAAAAATCAGATAGAAGATCTCAAATTTGAGGCAGAAAGTGCCAACCGGGCCGGAGACCTCGGAAAGGTTGCTGAGATCAGATATGGCCGGATCCCTGAGAAAGAAAAGATCATCGAGGGTCTGAAGCAACAACTGACCGACCTGCAGAAAGATTCGGCCATGGTCAATGAAGAGGTGGATGCAGAAGAGATAGCCGAAGTGGTTTCCAGGTGGACCGGCATTCCGGTTAGCAGGATGCTGCAGAGTGAGAAACAAAAACTCCTCACCCTGGAGGCAGAACTTCATAAGCGTGTTGTCGGTCAGGATGAAGCTATCCGGGCGGTATCTGATGCCATACGCCGGAGCCGTGCAGGTCTGTCAGATTCAAAGCGGCCAATCGGATCATTCATCTTCCTCGGAACAACCGGTGTCGGGAAGACAGAACTAGCTAAAGCCCTTGCAGAATTTCTCTTCAATAATGAGAACAGCATGGTCAGGATTGATATGTCCGAGTACCAGGAACGGCACACGGTTTCCAGGCTGGTTGGTGCTCCGCCTGGATATGTCGGATATGAGGAATCGGGTCAGCTGACTGAAGCGGTCCGGAGAAAACCCTACTCTGTGGTATTACTTGACGAGATAGAGAAGGCCCATCCGGATGTCTTTAATATCCTGCTTCAGGTTCTGGACGACGGCCGACTGACTGACAATAAGGGGCGGACGGTAGACTTTAAGAATACCATCATCATTATGACCTCAAACATCGGGTCACATATCATCCAGGAAAACCTGGAACATGTCACTGACAAAAACAGGGAGGAGATCTATGATCAGACCAAAGACCTGGTGTTTGATCTTCTCAAGAAGACGATTCGTCCGGAGTTTCTGAATCGGATTGATGAAGTCATCATGTTCAGGCCACTGACCATGGATGAGATTCGTACGGTCGTCAAACTGCAGCTTGATATCGTCAGGAAGATGCTTGAGAAGAATGATGTCAGGTTCACCGTCACAGAGAAAGCAATCGGTCATATAGCAAACCTCGGGTTTGATCCCCTGTTCGGAGCACGTCCCATCAAACGGGTTATCCAGAGAAACCTGCTCAATGAACTCTCGAAGATGATACTTGCCGGAGAGGTTACGAAAGAGAAAGAGATCATTGTGGATGAAAAGGATGGGTCCCTGGTATTTCGAAATACCTGA
- a CDS encoding response regulator: MGKNPKKILIIDDEAVFREAMTRALTSCGYRCVPEEDPAKGIMRLKREPYDLVLLDIMMDPVDGWDTLAHLRTFSNGRETPVIMASAKKLNIDEVIRYGEYLAGFVEKPFVDTEFCDAIDEFFDWYDPLIANANAARLQGVSPDICTSWIRVGRQIKAITQMLEYVNPSCIPDESMSEDECMDRRMAQVREILERKRRERDNIKILYPVFSI, from the coding sequence ATGGGGAAAAACCCTAAGAAAATACTCATTATCGATGACGAAGCGGTATTCAGAGAGGCAATGACACGAGCGCTGACCTCTTGCGGGTATCGGTGTGTTCCAGAGGAAGATCCAGCGAAAGGGATAATGAGACTGAAACGAGAACCATATGATCTGGTTCTCCTTGATATCATGATGGACCCTGTTGATGGATGGGATACCTTAGCTCATCTCCGAACTTTCTCAAATGGCAGAGAAACACCTGTTATAATGGCATCGGCGAAAAAACTCAATATCGACGAGGTCATCAGGTATGGTGAATATCTTGCAGGTTTTGTCGAAAAACCATTTGTAGATACAGAATTCTGTGATGCAATAGATGAATTCTTTGACTGGTATGATCCCCTTATAGCAAACGCAAATGCTGCACGATTACAGGGCGTCTCTCCGGATATATGTACTTCCTGGATTCGTGTTGGGAGGCAGATAAAAGCAATCACCCAGATGTTGGAATATGTGAATCCATCCTGCATACCTGACGAGTCAATGTCAGAAGATGAATGTATGGACCGGCGGATGGCCCAGGTTAGGGAGATATTAGAAAGAAAGAGGAGAGAGCGAGACAATATAAAAATTCTCTATCCGGTTTTTTCTATTTAG